The genomic segment CCGCATCCGAACCGGCGAAACCGGAGAAAATGCCGTTTAGGCATCCTTAAAGATCCCCTCACCCCGACCCTCTCCCTCAAGGGGAGAGGGAGTTTAATTTCAAAAAATCCCCCGCTTCGTTTTGATTTGGGGGATTTTTTTATGGACTTTTTGTTGCACCCATTTCATAGCGAAAGAGCTTATCGCCAATGAAATGCTCATAACTCCTCCCGACCTCCTCTTATCTTAAAGAGGAGGAGATTGAGGAAATAGGTTTATTGTATGAAAAAAGTCTACACATCCGCTACCGAAGCCGTTGCCGACATCCCTGATGGAGCCACCCTGATGGTAGGGGGTTTTGGCCTTTGCGGAATTCCGGAAAATCTTATTTTGGCCTTGCGGGACAAGGGCGTGAAGAATCTCACCATCATCAGCAACAATGCCGGCGTGGACGATTTTGGTTTGGGTCTGCTTTTGCACACCCGCCAAATCAAAAAGATGGTTTCTTCTTACGTGGGAGAAAATAAGACCTTCGAAAAACAATATCTCGATGGCTCGCTGGAGCTGGAGTTCAATCCTCAAGGAACCCTGGCAGAACGCATCCGTGCTGGGGGTGCGGGCGTGGGTGGATTTTTTACCCCCACGGGAGTAGGCACCAAACTCGCCGAAGGAAAAGAAGTTCGAGAAATCGATGGAAAGAAATATGTGTTCGAAAGGCCCCTCAAGGCCGATTTTGCCTTGGTGAAAGCCTGGAAGGGCGATCGCTTGGGCAATCTCGTCTATCGACTCACAGCCCAGAATTTTAATCCCCTCATGGCCATGGCTGCCACGGTAACGATTGCCGAGGTGGAAGAACTCGTGGAACCCGGACAACTGGATCCCAACTTTATTCATACACCCAATATTTTTGTTCAGAGAATTTTGAAGGGTGAGAAGTATGAGAAGAGGATTGAACAGAGAACCATCAGAAAGAAACATACCTAAATTTCCCCCTCTTAAGCTAAGAGGGGGTTAGGGGGCGTTATGGTAATTGGATCCAATTGGACATAACCCCTCCCAACCTCCCCTTAACTTAAGGGGAGCAGTTGCATTATGACACTAACCCGAGATCAAATCGTCCAACGTGCCGCTCAGGAATTGACTGACGGCGCCTATATCAACCTGGGCATTGGCATGCCTACGCTCGTGGCGAACCATGTACCTCACGGCATGGATGTGATTCTCCACTCCGAAAATGGCCTGCTCGGTTACGGTGCCTTTCCTTGGGAAGGAGAGGAAGATGCGGACCTCATCAACGCGGGAAAACAAA from the Deltaproteobacteria bacterium genome contains:
- a CDS encoding CoA transferase subunit A, with the protein product MKKVYTSATEAVADIPDGATLMVGGFGLCGIPENLILALRDKGVKNLTIISNNAGVDDFGLGLLLHTRQIKKMVSSYVGENKTFEKQYLDGSLELEFNPQGTLAERIRAGGAGVGGFFTPTGVGTKLAEGKEVREIDGKKYVFERPLKADFALVKAWKGDRLGNLVYRLTAQNFNPLMAMAATVTIAEVEELVEPGQLDPNFIHTPNIFVQRILKGEKYEKRIEQRTIRKKHT